In Listeria monocytogenes, the following proteins share a genomic window:
- a CDS encoding sugar ABC transporter substrate-binding protein, which produces MKKKMFVVLALVLSLSLVLMACGGSKDDANSGDSKVLNVWAMGDEAKSLKELAQKFTKDTGIEVKVQVIPWANAHDKLLTAVASKSGPDVVQMGTTWMPEFVEAGALLDITKDVEKSKNMNSDLFFPGSVKTTQFDGKTYGVPWYAETRVLFYRTDLLKKVGYNEAPKTWDELSDAALKLSKRGKDMYGFAIDPNEQTTGFIFGRQNGSPLFDKDGQPVFNKKPFVDTVTYLDSFIKNGSAPDTDLGLDASQSFGGDGIVPMFMSGPWMVNTLKDTAPDIDGKWATAVLPKKENNESSLGGANLSIFKYSDKKDDALKFMDYMSQPDVQLSWLKDTNSMPARMDAWEDDMLKNDPYYKVFGEQMKTAEPMPLIPQFEEIAQLYGKSWEQIYRGGADVQTQMDTFNDQVEALLKK; this is translated from the coding sequence ATGAAGAAAAAGATGTTTGTCGTTTTAGCTTTAGTGTTGTCGCTTAGTTTAGTATTAATGGCGTGTGGTGGGTCAAAGGATGATGCAAATTCCGGCGATTCTAAAGTATTAAATGTTTGGGCAATGGGTGATGAAGCCAAGTCGCTAAAAGAACTCGCACAAAAATTCACGAAAGATACTGGCATTGAAGTTAAAGTTCAAGTTATTCCTTGGGCAAATGCACATGATAAATTACTTACAGCCGTTGCTTCTAAGTCGGGCCCCGATGTAGTCCAAATGGGAACTACTTGGATGCCTGAGTTTGTCGAAGCTGGTGCACTACTTGATATTACAAAAGATGTAGAAAAAAGTAAAAATATGAATTCTGATCTATTTTTCCCAGGTTCAGTAAAAACTACTCAATTTGATGGCAAAACTTACGGTGTTCCGTGGTATGCAGAAACTCGCGTATTATTCTACCGTACCGATTTACTGAAAAAAGTTGGTTATAATGAAGCTCCAAAAACATGGGATGAACTTTCTGACGCTGCACTTAAACTTTCTAAACGCGGCAAAGATATGTACGGCTTTGCCATTGATCCAAACGAACAGACTACAGGTTTCATTTTCGGACGTCAAAATGGCTCCCCTCTTTTCGATAAAGACGGTCAACCAGTATTCAATAAAAAACCTTTCGTAGACACTGTTACTTATTTAGATAGTTTCATTAAAAATGGTTCCGCTCCAGATACTGATCTTGGTTTAGATGCTTCTCAAAGCTTCGGCGGCGACGGCATTGTACCAATGTTCATGAGTGGTCCTTGGATGGTTAATACACTGAAAGACACCGCTCCTGACATTGACGGAAAATGGGCTACTGCAGTATTACCTAAAAAAGAAAATAACGAATCAAGCCTGGGTGGCGCTAACCTTTCCATTTTCAAATATAGTGATAAGAAAGATGATGCTTTAAAATTCATGGACTACATGAGTCAACCTGATGTGCAATTATCTTGGTTAAAAGATACAAATTCCATGCCAGCTCGTATGGATGCTTGGGAAGATGATATGCTGAAAAACGACCCTTACTACAAAGTATTCGGGGAACAAATGAAAACAGCTGAACCTATGCCACTTATTCCACAATTCGAGGAAATCGCTCAATTATACGGAAAATCTTGGGAACAAATTTATCGTGGTGGTGCAGATGTACAAACACAAATGGATACATTTAACGATCAAGTAGAAGCACTTCTTAAAAAATAA